A stretch of DNA from Cryptomeria japonica chromosome 4, Sugi_1.0, whole genome shotgun sequence:
tttaccCATTTGACTAAAAAAATAGAAATCTCAATCTAaagataaaatataaatataaatgtaaattAAATACAATTTGTAGTATACCCATTTCACTAAAAACCTCATGAAAAACATGTCACTTCACCTATTGAAATGTGTATGCAATCTCAATAGACTAAGACTTTAATTTTATGAGTGATTGATTGTAAATTTTGACATAATGGACTTGCATGAAAATGAATGAATGATCAAAATGATGAAGATGTGATCTTATTTATAGTCTTATTTGAGAAAAGTCAAACAAGAGATGGGGATGAAGATGATCGCTTTAAGTTAACTAGAGAATCTATGGAGTCAAATCAACTAATTTTTATAAGTTTTCCATTTTGAGTCATGGAGAGGACAATATTagattatttaattcaattttaggATAATTGTGCACATCAAGTTTCCATTTGCAAACTTAGTTAACTAATCAAACAAAACTAAGGTttctaaaataaaacaaaattaacatgaaaaaaagttgtgtttcttaataaataatgaagagataaaAATTGAAATTAAGATAGATAATTAGTTCAAATTTAATTAAAGAATAaaagattaattaatcaaatggataaataggaatataaataatgataatatatgataaatgaaaataaatcaatTAATGAAATGGTAAATAgatgtaattaattaataatgtataatataataaaaaaataatgtagATACTAAGAGGAATATTTTTAGTGTTTATATGTTGCCCTTCTTTGAAGCAATATTTGAAGTgacattgtttcaaaaaaaaaagtagCTAAGAAGAAATATTATAGAAGATGATGATGACATGCTCCAATTATGTGAGAAatagaaaatgagaaaagtgaGATAATTGATGCCTCCTTCATAGAATATCTATGTGTAAATGTATGTGTTATCACTCAAAAGAAGGGAAGATTAAGAAACAAATGTTAGATGAAagataaaaaatgaataaaaagacATGCATGAAAAATGATTAtgaatcaaatgatgatgatgtgtTATGTTGACTTTAAGATTAGAAACCTGTGATTAATATATAAATGAATGTTATTCACCTAGATATATAAGATCAAGGTGACAATGTATTAAATGGATAGATTgaactcaagaaaagaacatataATAGCATGTTGTGCAACACTCTAAAGGTATTTGATTATCTTGGTGGGTTCATGATAAGACAACAATAAAACATGAAACATAGAAATAATATACCACACTCCAATACATACAATTAAAAGTATGCCATAACATGAAATGATCTTAGCGAATTGAGTAGGCATAGTATGGgtcaaaatataaacataaataaaGATTACAAGatcaaaaatataaaacaaaaaatgaTAATTAACCATCAAAAGACACAAAACAATGTTATCTAATGCCAATATGGAAATTGACTAAATGATGGATTTGGATCATGTCTAGTTTCTGAGAGAAAACATCCCATATAAGACAAATATCTAGTTTAGGTAAGGAAACATCTCATATAAGATAAGTGATTTGTCACAAGGAAATGTTCACAATTACAAAGGACTGCAATGACTATATGCTATTGAGGTTGATGTAGATCTCTAGGATTTGGTGTCAAAAGTGCATGTTTCAAGTGttatgtttgaatgtttaaagcaAATGTTAAAATTTTGGAAacctattttttgttttttattgatGGATTTGATATGTTGGGGATGGTATATATTATAAGGACCATGATATTTATAAATGGAATAAAGATGCATACAATAAAGAAACAAAGCATGcataatatgaaaaatatgatattACTCTTAGTCAAATTGAAAatcaattgattgattgatgatggtGATGATAATATTGTTGATATGAGTATAGCATATCCTGAAACAACATGAGGATTGGGAAAGACATATATCCATTTGATGATATTGTGCCTAATATGGATCAAGGTTTAAACCAACATTTACAAAGTGCATGTGATGGTGTTCTTTCAATGGTCTCTTATTTATGGGCATGATCTTTATTGAGGATAGGGCATATTTGGGTATGCCTTTGACTATGTTCTTGACACATTCAGATTTTTTTTTATGACATGAGGGAGGATTAAAATTTTGTATTACTGCCAATTAGTATATGGAGGAGGTCTTTGATTTATACAAGATTAGAATTGATCAAACTTTCTTTGAGGTCCAATTCAATCATTTAAGGGTCCAAATTcaagttgaatattttttataggATTTTTGAACCTTGAAACATTAATATCTCCCAAATGATACATGATATTGAAATTATTTTTTCACCAGTAATTATATTTTCTCATTCTACTTCATGGGGTTAGTTTTTGGGTCTAGTCATGCACAAATTCAAACTTACCAAAAATAGTAACCTTGCCGAAAAATAGCCCTTATTGAAAATTTAAACAATATTTTTGGACgatgcaagattgaatttaaaccctggatgctcctgcatcaaataagTAAATGCTAGAAATACAGACAAAATAATGacaaaaacaataaacaaagagaaaaaagaaaaatcaaagaaaaaagagCAAATAAGAaagtagggagagggagagggggaactaaaaaataaacaagaatggagagagagagagggggagggaggggggTGGTGGAGAACATATGAACattttgtagttttagttttcctctttcttttttggtttttatttttattttttattaatttttcgttttatttatattttttttgtagttttccTCTCCTccttttattttttaacatttgtCATTAATTAGAAATTTCTTTATGATGCTTTttaattttgtcttgttttattattattattccctTTCATTTTTCTAACCttttgtttttccatatatatggGGTTGTCCTAGGCATATAAAGTTTTTATTTTCTTGTTAGTTAATATACAGTTCCTTTCTTTatatctttgaatgtatttattttactatttatttattaatttttattaacattatttttattcatttattaatagttttgtgtgtgtgtgtgtttgtgtgtgtacgctttattatttttacattattcttttatttttttatttcatttattcttaatttatttttattttcttagctTTGTTTTCACTCACATATGTTTATATAATCTTTTTCctttaattttatttctttatttctttatttctttttatCTTTTGTGTTTTCTTAGCTTATTTGTTTCTactttttaatttattcttttacaattatttattttcttttatttttctcttttttgcaCCTTTCTCTCTTTTCTTTGCACTTTTTCCCTTCTCATCATTGAATTGTCATTTTCTTGTTTGATTTCTATTTGTAAATTCCCTTATTTTATATTTGGGGTTCTTTAGAGTTTATTTCAACTCTCTTTCGGCTTTATTGttcaatttttatatatttatttagatttctttttatcatttttattgtcgtttttttattttttagttcctGTCAAGGGGATACTATTGCAATCGTTTGATTCAATCTTTTAATTAGCTTATCCaataaatttacaaaattaaaattttaattagttttttaatattttacaatcaaatttcttatttaataatttcaaaaaacAGTTTATCTTTTTTTCATTGATTAGAGTAActataaaattcatttttttctaaaaaatatacatatttatctattccaaattaatattATGGAAAAAAATGGTTTTATCTTAAATTTGCTTCATCTTGTTCATTACTtttcataatattattttttaagtcaaaataagcataaaacaagatcttcaaataatattattgaagctcaattttttttaaatacacaTATTTATCCATTCCAATTTAATATTGTGgaccaaaaaatatttttcttaaatattattttttaaatcaaattaaagcataaaacaagatcttcaaaaaatattattgacCTCATTTTTCCtcatatttcaattattttttCCATTCTTATAAATATGTTATCATAAATTTTATATGACACATTGGGcaatactttttttattttttcttctttgagtaaaagtaataataaaatagaatatcGAAGAAGAGCAAGATGGTCAGCGAAGGTGGCAAATTCAGTAGTGGCAGCATCAGGCTTCAAAGCGGCAAGCAGATTGTTGGGGCTCTAATCTATGGAAAGGGTTAGGGGAAGTTCAGGTCTTGGAGCGATGAAGCGGATGAATCTTTTCCAATCGAAACAATACGGAACCTTATGATCGGCAAGCAACCAGCGCTCAAAACAACAGCATGGAAAGATCAATTCCCAGGCCGACCATGGAAGGTGGATGTACCTAATCCTGTGATGAGAGGTAGTAGGTATCCTGGACCATAGAGGAAATCAGATGCTAGTCACCCCTACACAGATAGTAATCTCAAGCCAAAAAACTCGCAGGCATGGAAGAAAAATGGCTTCTCATGGAGCAATGATGGTTGGTTTCAAAACACGAAGCTTCCTGCTTCTGATTTGGCGTGCAATTGGAAGTCAATTTTAAAACCTAATCCCTCTCTATCGGAGTCAGGAAAACTTAACATCCATAATTGTCATAGGCGAGGTTTTAAACCCCCTCCGGGTAACGGTCCTAATAAATTTCGGAATGGGTGGTTTAGGCAAGACAAAACCTCGCGCGTTGATCGTGCTGAGGCCTAGCGGTCCACCGCCCCGGCTAGAAACCAGCGATATAATATGGATCAGTTTTGGAAAAATAAACACTGGAGAAGATACAATCCATTAGCTAATCTAGCCATCAACAAACCCGTAAGGAAAACTTTGAGACCCACTGTTATTTTGGATGATAATAAGATTAATTTGGctaggtcaaatcttcaagattttTGTTTCTTTACCAAATGGGGTGGTGGCAAATGGTTAAGGGGAAATTTTGAGAAATGGTGTAGATCGCAATGGGGGGAGAACATTAACTTTAATGTCCTTCTGAATGATTATTATCTAATTGAGTTTATGAAAAATGAGGACATGTTTAATGCTAAAAAATAAAGGTCCTTATACTTTGGATGGGATTGGGGTGCATATCATTGATTGGAAACCAAATTTTAATGCCTGATTCCATACCCTGTCGGAAAACACAGTCCGGTTAAGGTTATATAACTTCCCATCGGACTATTGGCACATTGAGATCATAAAAGATATCTGCAAAGAGCTTGGCACTTTTGTTTCTGTGGACGATATTCTGGAGGATAGGGTGTGGGGTAGCTTTATCAGGATATGTATTAATACCAACCAGATCTCCAAAATCCCAGAAGAAGTCAAAATTATTGGGGTCGGAGAGGTATGGATTCAAAGGATTGAAAGGGAAGATCAGTTGCACCTTTTCCCCAAATGCTTCTCAAGGGAGCACATAGGTCTTGATTGTGAAGTATCGGCCTCTATCCTTAAAAGTTATGCTTGTGTGCAATCTAAGCCGGCTGACATGAAGTTAGTCAAGGAGAATACAGAAAATCAGGAAGCAAATGATGTTGAGCAATCCTCGGTGGCCagtatgaaggagatgaaaaaaGAATAATCCTGTTGTTTATTCTCCTCTTGTTGTGTCTAGCCATCAACAGGCCCTTTCTACCAACAATGAAAGTGCTCAAACTCTATTAAATCTTTTGGAAGATGCTAAAACCCTTCAAAAGGATATTATAATAGAGTTTGCGGCTACTCTTTCCTTAGTACCCAATAAGACCGGTGATTTTAGTATGAGGGAGAATGAGATTACTCCCCCTCTGCTAGATGGTCCAACCACCTTTGATGATCCAGGCAAGAAAGGCTTCACCATTGGcttggaagaaggagaaattgtTTCCTCTGCCTCAAAATGGGAAGAAGATATTGAACCGGTTGCCAACCTTATAATGGATGATACTGCAAAAGGGTTTGGAAAGTCTGGGCCACATATTAATGTACCAAACTTCCATCCAAAGGGTAAAAGGGGGTGCAAATCAAGGAAAAAAATGCTGATAATTGCAGTTGCAACTAATGGGCAATCCAAGCTTAACTTAGGGAAGGGGAACCCCCTTCCCTAGGGTCCATGAAAGTACTATCCTAGAATGTCAGGGGCCTTAATGCCCCTAACAAGTGGTGTTTAATTAAGTGCCAGATTGATGAGACTAAGGGGGATATTTGGGTATTACAAGAGACTAAATGGAGTCAGTCTGAGattgaaaaaaaatgaaagtaTGGAAACAATGGAAAGGTTTTTTAAGGCAATCCGAAGGACAATCTGGTGGTATGGGAATAATCTGGAACCCTTTGAATGTTCAAATCACTCTCCTTGGTGAGGATAAATATTGACAGCATTGTCTGGTCACTAGTttatgcaaaaatgagagtttcAATCTCTTTAATATCTACGGACCTTCTACTGCTAATGACAAACATGAGCTATGGGCAGCTATGTGTTTGCAGATGACTTCAATGCTATCTTGGCAAGTAATAAAAAGAAGGGTGGTATTCAGAGGATTGGTATGGCTCAGAAAGATTTCCAGGATTTTGTTGATAAGAATCACTTATTGGATGTTGCTCTGAAGAATGGTAcctttacatggacaaataggCATACCGGTTTCACTGAAATTGCAGAACATCTTGACTGCTTTCTGGTGGCTGGTGATTGGCTAGCTCAAAATCTTATTCTTGAATCAACTATCCTACCCCTTATAGGTTCAGATCATTTCCCTATTTGCCTTAATGTGTCTCTAGGACATTCTTAGGGTGGCCATCCTTTCCGATTTGAGTCGATGTGGCTTAGAGTACCAGATCTACATGATCTGATAGCAACATGGTGGAATGAACCAGTTCTCAGAAACAACTCGAGGTTGTTCAATCTAAATAAGAAACTCAAGTAtattaagatcaaaatcaaagagtgGAATTTGAGTCAGTTCCAAAACATCCATATGGAGAAACTCGGGGTTATGGCTGATCTGGAGGATCTTTCCAATTTTGTCATTAAGTTGGGCATGAATGAAGTACTCTTCCAAAGGGAAAGCTCTCTCAAGTCTGAGCTAAATTAAATTCTCTGACGTGAAGAAATTCACTGGAGACACAAATCTAGAGAACTTTGGCTCAAGGATGGTAATggaaataccaagttcttccacagaTCGGATATTGCCAATCATAGCAGGTCCAGAATATCGGAGGTGGTAAAAACGGATGGTAATATTGCCAGAGATTATGAGGATATTGCCCGAGAAGCAGTAAAACATTTTGAATCTCTGATGAATGGCAATTGTCAGAATGATCAAGAAGCAAGAAACAGAATTCTAGATGCAATCCCTCCTTTAATTACTGAAAGACACAATATAGAGCTCTTCAAACCTATTGACTTAGAAGAAGTCAGGAAGGTTACCTTCCAGTTGAATCCTGATAAGACTCCAGGCCCTGATGGTTTTCCTGCAACCTTCTTTCAACATTTCTGGGACATTATTGCCCAGGATTTGCACCTAGCAGTAGAAGAATCCAGAAAAAAAATGACTATGCTAGGAACCATCAATCATACCTTTCTAGCCTTAGTACTGTAAAAGAAGAACCCTTAGCAAGTGGGCAATTTTAGACCAATTTCTTTATACAACTCAATTTACAAAATAGTAACAAAGATCATTGCTAACAGGCTTAAACCTCttctaaaaaatattatttcaGATGAACAAAGTGTCTTTGCCCCTGGTCACTCTATTGTTGAAggcatcatctctactcatgaaACCCTCCACACCGCTAGGAAGACTAAAGCTTCTTGTATGATATTAAAGTTGGATATCATGAAAGCCTATGATATGGTGGACAGGGATTTCTTGTAGAAgtattgaggaaatttggcttctgtAATTAATGGATCACTTGGGTCAAGAATTGTCTATCAACCCCCAAATTCTCAGTTTTGGTTAACGGTTCATCTCATGGTTTCTTCCCTTCAACAAAAGGCATTCGCCAAGGGGACCCTATGTCACCATTTATGTTTATAATTATGGCTAAAGCTTTAGGTCGGGTGATTAAATCTCTTCATCGTGATGGTCACTGGTTGGGTGTCAATATGGCTATAGGAGTTGAACATTCAACCcacttgcaatttgttgatgatactattcttTTTGGAGCCTCTAGCAGAAGAGAAGCAAGGATAATAAATGCATGCCTGAATGATTGCTACAAGGCTTCGGGGCAAAAAATCAATTGGAACAAGTCAgaagttttctttatcaacacGATACTGAATATGCAAGTTGTCCTATCAAGAATCCTTAATTTAAGAGTGGAAAACTTTCCAGGTAAATTCCTTGGGACTCCTCTTTTTAGTGGCCGCAATAAGATTTTCTATTGGACACATCTTATTGAGAAATGTAAAGATAGGCTTGAAAATTAGAAAGGGAAGTGGTAATCATTTGTCGGCAAGCTTACTATGATAAAATCAGTTCTCTCTGCCTTACCGGTTTTCTCCATGGCATGCATGAAGCTATCGGTTTCCATAGAAGATGAGTTAATCAccataatgagaaatttcctttggaatgaaTCAAATGATAAAGGTAAGTTTCCACTTATTGCTTGGGGAAAAATAAGCGAACCAAAAAATGTTGGAGGTGTTGGCATTCGACAGATTTCTATTATTAATTTGATTATGGGTGCAAAATTGGTGTGGGAAATTCGTAGAGGCGGTAATTAGAGATGGACAAGAATCCTTAAACACAAATATCTGGACTCACTTGAGCCTAAAAGGATTCTCATGGTTACCAAGCCTCCTAGGGGCTCGgccatttggaattttattctAGAGTGTAGAGAGATCATTAGCGATCGGGTCACTTGGGATGTCATAAATGGGAGGAATGCATCCTTCTAGCTGGATTCTTGGAGTGGCAATTAAGCCTTGTGTCATAACCCCGTTCTTCAACCTATAATGAGAGAAACTTGTCGGCTTTGGAATCACAAGGTATGTGATTATGGTCATTCAATCAAGGAGAATGGTATGGACAAATGGGTATGGAACTCTCTGGACCCATTGGTTTTAGCCCAAAATCAGAAAGACCTTCTTACCGATATTCTAAAGAATCAAATTATTCATCCATCCCCGGACGAGGACATCATTAGATGGTGTGGCTCTTCTGATGGTAAGTATAAGGTATGTTTTGGCTATAAATTGAAAGAAGCTACAATAGATAAGAAGGATTGGCCGATTAAGCTGTTCTGGCACAAACATCTTATTCCTAAAGCAGGTTCATTTGCTTGGATGGCTTTTTAGAGGAAAGTATTAACCAATGAAAGACTCCTTAAATTAGGTATTAATGGGCCTAGTAGATGTGTATTATGTTGGAATCAAGAGGAAACAATTGATCACCTTTTGCTACACTACAATTTCTCCAGCAACTGTTGGTGGCATTTTATGGGTAAGTTAAATCTGGTATGCCCTTTTCTGAAAGGTTTAGATGATTGGTTTCTACTATGGCCTACATCAAAATGCAAGGCATTATTTGGGGACGGATTTGTTATCCTTCCCTCAttgatgatttgggaaatttggaaagaaaggaatcgaatAATTTTCCAGGATAAAGAGATGGGCCAGTTAGCCCTctatgggaaaattgagaaccacctggTTGAGCTCCTGAACGAAGTGGCTAAGTCCAAATCGCTGAAAAATAATCTATACACTAAATGGGATTGGAATTTAAAGCTTGCATTCCCAAATTTGACCATCCCCTCGCTTTTCGGTAATGGTAATCCTAAGATACCGGTTAATCCAAGATTGAATATTAAGTGGGAAGCCCTAGAACCAGGGTGGCATAATATTAACTTCGATGGTGCCTCTACAGGGAATCCAGGGCATAGTGGTATTGGATGTTGTATTAGAGATTCTGAAGGCTTCTGCATTAAGGAAATTTCTGAAGACATCGATCTGGCCACTAACAATGAGGCTGAATTTCGGGTTGCATTAAGAGGTTTGCAATTGGGGGCTGAGTTGGGGGATAaaagaatccatttggagggtgattcattaaATTTTATCGATGTTGTTCATAATAACCATACCCCCAATTGGCATCTCAACCTATGCCTTCGACCTATGGTGGGTTTTCTTGAGACCTTTGAAGATTTTTGGATCAGCCATATCTATAAAGAAGGCAATGTGGATGCAGATAGACTATCTAAGATGGCAATTGCAGACGGTGGTCTTGATCTGGGCATTTGGCTCAGGCATAGGTGAATCTTGATAATAGAAATTATTATGGTTTAATGTTGCATTTACTTTGGCAAAGGAATGAACCGCTTTGTTTCCCCAAAGTTTGGTCTCTACTGGTCGGGAGTACAAACCGAGGATGTACCCTTACAGGGTACGGGTCTCCCTTTGATGGTGGTTTTTTTGAATCCTACTGGTAGGGGTATCAGTCTCGGCTACCCAGTCTTTACCGGTTGGCGTTGTCATTGTTTAAGTAGGCCTCTTGCACCTTTCCCCCCAACCGGTAATTTGTACGCTCCGGTTTAGGATCTCTTCGAAGTTACTCCAGTGCCTTTGTTGATGCTACCAGAACGATTGTCTAGCAATTCTCTCTCTAAACACCCTGTTCGGATGGAGGCACATCTACATTTTGATTATGGTGATTATTATGGCTGAAGTGTTACATTCGATCTTGTTCTAAGAAGGGTTTTTTGTGCCCCCGATGGCATTGGCCCCTACCGGTTGGTATTTCTTACCGGGAGATGTTTTCTTACCGGCCTCTTGACTATCCCCAATCGGTATTCTTTATGGTTTCAGTAATATGATCCCACTAGGGTCATTAACTCAAGCTCCGGTTTAGATGTTGTCTGAAGATATCTAATTTGCATCATTACTTTTAGATACGGTAAATCCGGACGACGGATGACATCAAAGAGGCAATCAATTGCGATTAAGGTGGCATGCTTAAGATGTACCTTGTTTGTGCGAAGTAATTTGGCTCGCTTAGCTAAGCCCTTGAGCTCCTCAACCTTTATGAGCTGGCGAGATAAATAATGGATGACCTACTTATTTTTAACATATCAAACTCTTCCCATTTCTTGCTCTGTTGCTTACAATGGAAACACCAATTTTGTTGGAGGCAACCTGCCGTCAGATGGCATTCCTAGGCAAAATCTCTATTAAGCGCCTACAATCAGTTCTCTCCTCGAGTCACCCTTTGATTCTGCACTGTGTTAAAAGAAttttgggggaggaattccttaATGCATACCATAGATACAGAGCTAATGCAGACATCTCGGCTTTCTTCCTAGCCATGCTGCTCTATATGGGGAATAGCAAGCAAAGGGCGAAGCTTCTCACCCAAATGGTGTTTGAGCATCGATTTCTTGGGGAAATTGATGCAGTATTGGATAATGTTGATGGCAATCTTAGATTTCCCTTTCCCTAAAATTATTATATGAGTTTGGGAAATGGTGCGGAGGTGCGAAAAATGGTGATCATAAGCTCTTTTGACTTCAATGCCTTGGAAGCCTCCTGGCCTATTATTACCAGAAATATTGAGTTCCTCTACAAGATTGCTAGTATACTACCCGGCTTCATGGCTACCTGGAGAAGCACCTATATCTAGGAGGAAGGGCTTTCGGGTAGAGAATACCTTGGTATTACGGCCAATGGTGACATAGTTGAAGGAAACTCTTGGGGGCTTGGCAGTGGAGAAGAGTGGATTCCAAATGATGATCATCACCCCTGGGAGAAAGGGGAATCATTGGCCCATGCAACTTGCGGGAACGATTGCCTGGTAATTTTGGATGCAGTTGTTGCTCCTGCTCTCTGTACCGAGGACCCAGACTCAAATACAGAAGAATCTCGATTTCCTTGTTCAATTTCATACTATGTTTAGGCCTTTGGTTCAACCAACATTTTTCTCCTCTAGTTGTTTTCTCCTAGCTTTTTAGCATCTCGGCGAGCATGGATGGATTTTTTGTATTTACTGTTGGAgcaatggtagggggttttcttactggttctttccccctaCTGCTCTTTCTGAACCAGTTAtgtatttttcaagttttgattaatacaagggtgctgcccctctgcaattattaatctattaaataaaaagtaataataaaatatatactttttcaattatatataatttgaaaaaattaaacaaTATCCTATCTCATttcatttctatcatcatttacaataaaaaaattcaatcttaaatcacttaaataatttaaattataattaat
This window harbors:
- the LOC131875134 gene encoding uncharacterized protein LOC131875134, with amino-acid sequence MGQLALYGKIENHLVELLNEVAKSKSLKNNLYTKWDWNLKLAFPNLTIPSLFGNGNPKIPVNPRLNIKWEALEPGWHNINFDGASTGNPGHSGIGCCIRDSEGFCIKEISEDIDLATNNEAEFRVALRGLQLGAELGDKRIHLEGDSLNFIDVVHNNHTPNWHLNLCLRPMVGFLETFEDFWISHIYKEGNVDADRLSKMAIADGGLDLGIWLRHR